In Panacibacter ginsenosidivorans, the following proteins share a genomic window:
- a CDS encoding ABC transporter permease, which translates to MGILKCLYEKKELDVDTGFFSLFSFPLIKGTPATVLKNLNSVVLTESTAKKYFGSVDNAMANIITLNKEIPLKVTGIAKDVKLLCVFFLADPLWPSFACTFF; encoded by the coding sequence ATGGGAATTTTAAAATGCTTATACGAAAAAAAAGAACTGGATGTTGATACTGGTTTCTTCAGCCTCTTTTCCTTTCCATTAATAAAAGGTACACCCGCAACCGTATTAAAAAATTTGAACAGTGTTGTGCTGACCGAATCAACTGCTAAAAAATATTTTGGAAGCGTTGATAATGCCATGGCGAATATCATAACACTGAATAAAGAAATACCGCTGAAAGTTACAGGTATCGCGAAAGATGTTAAGCTTCTATGTGTTTTCTTTCTGGCTGATCCGTTGTGGCCGTCATTTGCCTGTACATTTTTTTAA